Proteins encoded together in one Streptomyces sp. B1I3 window:
- a CDS encoding TetR/AcrR family transcriptional regulator C-terminal domain-containing protein, translating to MESEHEAGNADVPDAESAANQFLGMIANYVLWPRMLLTGWNPAASDIHNAVEEAVQTMLARYTPDPPA from the coding sequence TTGGAATCCGAGCATGAGGCGGGCAACGCCGACGTGCCCGACGCCGAGAGCGCCGCGAACCAGTTCCTCGGCATGATCGCTAACTACGTCCTGTGGCCCCGCATGCTGCTGACCGGCTGGAACCCCGCAGCCTCCGACATCCACAACGCCGTCGAAGAGGCCGTCCAGACCATGCTCGCCAGATACACCCCCGACCCGCCGGCCTGA
- a CDS encoding glycosyltransferase family 39 protein, with translation MTAIHPDHLSAPPDNPRPPAHAAVRGESLARRIRRGRPGDPRWARPAFLGMLLVIALAYLWNLSASGYANSFYSAAVQAGSQSWKAFFFGSLDSANAITVDKPPATLWPMALSVRIFGLSSWAILAPQVLMGVATAGVLNAAVRRRFSAAAGLITMAVFALTPVAALMFRFNNPDALLALLMTVTVYCVLRALEGGRTKWLVWAGAAVGLAFLSKTLQAFLILPPLALLYAVFAPVSVWRRFGQLGLSALAAVVAGGWWVAIVELWPASSRPYIGGSQNNSFLELTFGYNGLGRINGEETGSVGGGGGGGQGGGWGETGIGRMFNSEVGGQISWLLPAALLLLIAGVWLTWRAKRTDTARAAFLAWGGSLLMTALVFSFMAGIFHQYYTVALAPYIAALVGMGATVLWEERARWWAGTALAVTVAVTALWSYVLLGRTPDYFPWLRWAVLIGGLLGAVGLLFAARLGRALVLGAVGLGLTASLAGPTAYTVSTLNTGHQGSIVTAGPSGASMGGPGGGRGGFPGGGDGGGPGGGTQPPGQGTQQGGRAPGNAPGGTPGGGFPGGGGAGQGQAQGQGQAPGNPQGGGMPAGATGEGGMGGGGMGGLLDGATVDSRARTLLTQNADAYTWIAAAIGSQNAASYQLATGDPVMAIGGFNGSDPSPTLAEFKKYVADGKIHYLISGGMGGGGAGGAGTSSRIASWVEENFEEVTAGSATFYDLTRPKSS, from the coding sequence ATGACCGCCATCCACCCCGACCACCTCTCGGCGCCGCCGGACAATCCCCGGCCTCCCGCGCACGCCGCGGTGCGGGGCGAGTCGCTCGCGCGGCGCATCCGCCGGGGCAGGCCCGGGGACCCGCGCTGGGCGCGGCCCGCGTTCCTCGGCATGCTGCTGGTCATCGCGCTCGCCTACCTGTGGAACCTCAGCGCCTCCGGTTACGCCAACTCCTTCTACTCGGCGGCCGTGCAGGCCGGCAGCCAGAGCTGGAAGGCCTTCTTCTTCGGCTCGCTGGACTCGGCGAACGCCATCACCGTCGACAAGCCCCCTGCCACCCTCTGGCCCATGGCCCTGTCGGTACGGATCTTCGGCCTGAGCTCCTGGGCGATCCTCGCTCCCCAGGTGCTGATGGGTGTCGCCACGGCCGGAGTTCTGAACGCCGCCGTGCGCCGCCGCTTCAGCGCCGCCGCCGGGCTGATCACGATGGCCGTGTTCGCGCTGACCCCCGTCGCCGCACTGATGTTCCGCTTCAACAACCCGGACGCCCTGCTCGCGCTCCTGATGACCGTCACCGTCTACTGCGTGCTCCGTGCCCTGGAGGGCGGTCGCACGAAGTGGCTGGTGTGGGCGGGGGCCGCGGTGGGTCTCGCGTTCCTGTCCAAGACGTTGCAGGCGTTCCTGATCCTGCCGCCGCTGGCCCTGCTGTACGCGGTGTTCGCTCCGGTGTCCGTGTGGAGGCGGTTCGGCCAGCTCGGCCTGTCCGCCCTGGCGGCGGTCGTCGCCGGCGGCTGGTGGGTGGCGATCGTCGAGCTGTGGCCCGCCTCCTCCCGCCCGTACATCGGCGGTTCGCAGAACAACTCCTTCCTCGAACTCACCTTCGGCTACAACGGACTCGGCCGGATCAACGGCGAGGAGACCGGCAGTGTCGGCGGCGGGGGCGGTGGCGGCCAGGGGGGCGGCTGGGGCGAGACCGGCATCGGGCGGATGTTCAACTCCGAGGTCGGCGGTCAGATCTCGTGGCTGCTGCCTGCCGCGCTGCTCCTGCTGATCGCGGGCGTCTGGCTGACCTGGCGGGCGAAGCGGACCGACACGGCCCGGGCGGCGTTCCTCGCCTGGGGCGGGTCGCTGCTGATGACGGCGCTGGTCTTCAGCTTCATGGCCGGCATCTTCCACCAGTACTACACGGTGGCCCTGGCGCCCTACATCGCGGCGCTGGTCGGCATGGGTGCCACGGTGCTGTGGGAGGAGCGGGCCCGGTGGTGGGCGGGCACGGCGCTCGCCGTGACCGTCGCGGTGACGGCGCTCTGGTCGTACGTGCTGCTGGGGCGCACACCGGACTACTTCCCGTGGCTGCGGTGGGCCGTCCTGATCGGCGGTCTCCTCGGCGCGGTGGGGCTGCTGTTCGCCGCACGGCTGGGGCGGGCGCTCGTCCTCGGCGCGGTGGGCCTGGGCCTCACCGCATCGCTGGCCGGGCCGACGGCGTACACGGTCAGCACGCTGAACACCGGGCACCAGGGCTCCATCGTCACCGCGGGACCGTCGGGCGCGAGCATGGGCGGACCGGGCGGCGGCCGGGGCGGCTTCCCCGGCGGGGGTGACGGTGGCGGCCCCGGAGGCGGTACGCAGCCTCCCGGACAGGGCACGCAGCAGGGCGGCCGGGCGCCGGGCAACGCGCCGGGCGGGACACCGGGTGGCGGCTTCCCCGGCGGGGGCGGAGCCGGCCAGGGCCAGGCCCAAGGGCAGGGGCAGGCTCCTGGTAACCCTCAGGGCGGCGGTATGCCGGCAGGTGCCACGGGCGAGGGTGGCATGGGCGGTGGCGGCATGGGCGGCCTGCTCGACGGCGCGACCGTCGACTCCCGGGCCAGGACGCTCCTGACGCAGAACGCCGACGCCTACACCTGGATCGCCGCGGCCATCGGCTCGCAGAACGCCGCGAGTTACCAGCTGGCCACCGGAGACCCGGTGATGGCGATCGGCGGCTTCAACGGCAGCGACCCGTCCCCGACTCTCGCGGAGTTCAAGAAGTACGTGGCGGACGGGAAGATCCACTACCTGATCTCGGGCGGCATGGGCGGTGGCGGGGCGGGCGGAGCCGGCACCTCGTCCCGGATCGCGTCATGGGTGGAGGAGAACTTCGAGGAGGTCACAGCGGGCAGCGCGACCTTCTACGACCTCACCCGACCGAAGAGCAGCTAG
- a CDS encoding PPOX class F420-dependent oxidoreductase, with protein MAPNIATNTAVELAELLDFVRPRHRAILLTTRSDGRPQGSPLTCGVDDAGRIVVSTYPERAKTRNARRDERVSVIVLSDDWNGPWVQVDGSAEVIDAPDSVEPLVEYFRNISGEHPDWDEYRAAMVKQGKSIIRITPERWSPVATGGFPAHLATGG; from the coding sequence ATGGCACCCAACATCGCGACCAACACCGCTGTGGAGCTCGCCGAGCTGCTGGACTTCGTGCGGCCCCGGCACCGGGCGATCCTGCTGACCACCCGGTCCGACGGCCGCCCCCAGGGCTCGCCGCTCACCTGCGGTGTCGACGACGCCGGACGGATCGTCGTCTCGACGTACCCCGAGCGGGCCAAGACCCGTAACGCCAGGCGGGACGAGCGGGTGAGCGTGATCGTCCTGTCGGACGACTGGAACGGCCCGTGGGTGCAGGTCGACGGCTCGGCCGAGGTGATCGACGCGCCGGATTCCGTGGAACCGCTCGTCGAGTACTTCCGGAACATCTCCGGTGAGCACCCGGACTGGGACGAGTACCGCGCGGCCATGGTCAAGCAGGGCAAGTCCATCATCCGGATCACCCCGGAGCGCTGGAGCCCGGTCGCCACCGGCGGATTCCCCGCCCATCTGGCCACCGGCGGCTGA
- a CDS encoding ester cyclase: MSSEENKRLVRRFYAEIDNGNVEAMDELVAEDYQDHSPPPFPGLGSGREGLKQAFRLFWEATPGTHDIEDQIAEGDKVVTRMTARGVHERDLPGIPATGNQLTMTATVIHRIENGRLAEKWSDKDLLGFLQQLGVIPAPGGTPG, from the coding sequence GTGTCGAGCGAAGAGAACAAGAGGCTGGTCCGCCGCTTCTACGCGGAGATCGACAACGGCAACGTGGAGGCCATGGACGAACTCGTGGCCGAGGACTACCAGGACCACTCCCCGCCGCCGTTTCCAGGGCTCGGGTCCGGTCGCGAGGGGCTCAAGCAGGCGTTCCGCCTCTTCTGGGAGGCCACTCCCGGGACCCATGACATCGAGGACCAGATCGCGGAAGGCGACAAGGTGGTGACCCGGATGACGGCCCGTGGCGTACACGAGAGAGACCTTCCCGGCATTCCCGCCACCGGGAACCAGCTCACGATGACGGCGACGGTGATTCACCGCATCGAGAACGGCAGGCTCGCGGAGAAGTGGTCGGACAAGGACCTCCTCGGCTTCCTCCAGCAGCTCGGTGTCATCCCGGCGCCCGGCGGTACGCCGGGATAG
- a CDS encoding RNA polymerase sigma factor SigF, producing the protein MSAEQGSSKVLTLTKSVPAPAVLTSSPEAIDTRTLSRSLFLRLAALGPASGPEGTDSPERTYVRDTLIELNLPLVRYAAARFRSRNEPMEDIVQVGTIGLIKAIDRFDCERGVEFPTFAMPTVVGEIKRFFRDTSWSVRVPRRLQELRLALTKTSDELAQKLDRSPTVPELAKALGVSEEDVVDGLAVGNAYTASSLDSPSPEDDGGEGSLADRLGYEDAALEGVEYRESLKPLLAKLAPRERQIIMLRFFANMTQSQIGEEVGISQMHVSRLLTRTLTQLREGLIAD; encoded by the coding sequence ACAGGGCAGCTCGAAGGTGCTCACGCTCACGAAGAGCGTGCCCGCACCTGCCGTGCTCACCAGCTCGCCGGAAGCCATCGACACCCGCACCCTGTCACGCTCCCTGTTCCTGCGGCTCGCCGCGCTGGGCCCCGCCTCGGGTCCCGAAGGAACGGACAGTCCCGAGCGGACCTATGTGCGGGACACACTGATCGAGCTCAACCTCCCGCTCGTGCGGTACGCGGCGGCGCGGTTCCGGAGCCGCAACGAACCCATGGAGGACATCGTCCAGGTCGGGACGATCGGCCTGATCAAGGCCATCGACCGCTTCGACTGCGAACGGGGCGTGGAGTTCCCCACGTTCGCGATGCCGACCGTGGTCGGGGAGATCAAGCGCTTCTTCCGCGACACCTCCTGGTCGGTGCGGGTGCCGCGCCGGCTCCAGGAGCTGCGGCTCGCCCTCACCAAGACCAGTGACGAGCTCGCCCAGAAGCTCGACCGCTCGCCGACCGTGCCGGAGCTGGCCAAGGCTCTCGGGGTCTCCGAGGAGGACGTCGTCGACGGCCTCGCCGTGGGCAACGCCTACACGGCCTCCTCGCTGGACTCCCCGTCCCCCGAGGACGACGGCGGCGAGGGCTCGCTGGCGGACCGCTTGGGATACGAGGACGCGGCGCTGGAAGGCGTCGAGTACCGCGAGTCCCTGAAGCCGCTGCTGGCCAAACTCGCCCCGCGCGAGCGGCAGATCATCATGCTGCGCTTCTTCGCCAACATGACCCAGTCGCAGATCGGTGAGGAGGTCGGCATCTCGCAGATGCACGTCTCCCGGCTGCTGACCCGGACCCTCACCCAGCTCAGGGAGGGGCTCATCGCCGACTGA
- a CDS encoding MarR family winged helix-turn-helix transcriptional regulator, with product MAARSQYEELARQLSAVGAVKRGLARILPAECPSGAAAVLTLLAKYGEMRITRLAELLAVDMSVTSRHVAHVVDNGWIERFPDPADKRSRILRLTPAGDALLDDLTRRTTEMFAHNLIDWSDEEVGQLNTLLSRLRDSFSCRGSGGCAPGRHSGDCRAGHSDDSYTRTPV from the coding sequence GTGGCCGCACGGAGCCAGTACGAAGAACTGGCCCGGCAGCTCAGCGCCGTCGGAGCCGTCAAACGGGGCCTCGCCCGCATCCTGCCCGCCGAGTGCCCGAGCGGCGCGGCCGCGGTGCTCACGCTCCTGGCCAAGTACGGCGAGATGCGGATCACCCGGCTGGCCGAGCTGCTGGCCGTCGACATGTCGGTGACCAGCAGACATGTCGCTCACGTGGTGGACAACGGCTGGATCGAGCGGTTTCCGGACCCGGCGGACAAGCGGTCCCGCATCCTGCGGCTGACCCCGGCCGGCGACGCACTGCTCGACGACCTGACACGGCGGACCACCGAAATGTTCGCCCACAACCTCATCGACTGGTCCGACGAAGAAGTCGGACAGCTCAACACGTTGTTGTCCCGGCTGCGCGACAGTTTCTCCTGCCGCGGCTCCGGTGGATGCGCCCCCGGACGCCACAGCGGCGACTGCCGCGCCGGGCACTCCGACGACTCGTACACCCGTACACCCGTGTAA
- a CDS encoding YceI family protein has protein sequence MGLRAQVRTRDGWAVQHAVVTVTDMTGTQVLRAAADENGAVRTGDLLPAGAYTVIVTAVGYAPAASTALVTASGRVEAGTVVLARQGGVELPPPGTWSLDPVHSSVAAVAQHLGISSVHGRFTEFGGRIEIAEDVQRSRVEAFISSASIDTGNGMRDKHLRSADFLDVERYPEITYRSRALTPAGPDRWTVHGVLTMHGVARDVDLDLSYLGTGPDPWGGVRAAFHATAELRRDDFAMNYNQVVQAGISAIGTTLRVELDIQAVQGDSPEA, from the coding sequence ATGGGACTTCGCGCACAGGTACGCACGCGGGACGGCTGGGCCGTCCAGCACGCGGTCGTGACGGTGACCGACATGACGGGCACGCAGGTGCTCCGGGCCGCCGCCGACGAGAACGGAGCCGTCCGCACCGGCGACCTCCTGCCGGCCGGCGCGTACACGGTGATCGTGACGGCCGTCGGGTACGCCCCCGCCGCATCCACCGCGCTCGTCACGGCCAGCGGCCGCGTCGAGGCGGGCACCGTCGTGCTGGCGCGGCAGGGCGGCGTGGAACTGCCCCCTCCGGGCACCTGGTCACTCGACCCGGTCCACTCCTCGGTCGCTGCCGTGGCCCAGCACCTGGGGATCTCGAGCGTGCACGGCCGGTTCACCGAATTCGGCGGCCGGATCGAGATCGCCGAGGACGTCCAGCGCTCCCGCGTGGAGGCCTTCATCTCGTCGGCCAGCATCGACACGGGCAACGGCATGCGGGACAAGCACCTGCGCTCGGCCGACTTCCTGGACGTGGAACGGTACCCGGAGATCACCTACCGCTCCCGGGCGCTCACCCCGGCAGGTCCCGACCGCTGGACGGTGCACGGCGTCCTCACCATGCACGGCGTCGCCCGGGACGTTGACCTCGACCTCAGCTACCTGGGCACCGGCCCCGACCCGTGGGGCGGGGTGCGGGCGGCCTTCCACGCGACGGCCGAGCTGCGCCGCGACGACTTCGCCATGAACTACAACCAGGTGGTGCAGGCGGGTATCTCCGCGATCGGCACGACACTGCGCGTGGAACTCGACATCCAGGCCGTGCAGGGGGATTCGCCCGAGGCATAG
- a CDS encoding NAD(P)-dependent oxidoreductase, with product MTPHPDVLAGARLLTAADIGPSVVRALERIAGRPAGRPYDTEPDGPFVYVGASLPEALRTPELVWFHSVNAGTDALLAAGRWPGNALLTRTVGRMGERIAQYVAAWILAECQSVTEHAAQHARAEWRRLPAEFVGGQTVLVHGTGHIGTAVAGLLRRFSLRTVGVRRTPGGTAPGFDRVVEAGSDEEAAELTAARWVVSTLPLTAGTERFFGAARFSAMDGASFVNTGRGGTVDMAALESALRTGAVRRAVLDVLPDEPAGPEEAVWHLPRTVITSHSAGITADEDVVTDFEACWEAVVRGRTPTLAVDTARGY from the coding sequence ATGACGCCTCACCCCGACGTGCTCGCAGGGGCCCGGTTGCTGACCGCCGCGGACATCGGCCCGTCCGTGGTCCGCGCACTCGAGCGCATCGCCGGACGCCCGGCGGGGCGCCCGTACGACACGGAGCCGGACGGGCCCTTCGTGTACGTGGGGGCCTCACTGCCCGAGGCCCTGCGGACCCCTGAGCTGGTGTGGTTCCACAGTGTCAACGCGGGTACGGACGCCCTGCTCGCCGCCGGACGCTGGCCCGGGAACGCCCTGCTGACCCGGACCGTGGGCCGGATGGGTGAGCGGATCGCCCAGTACGTGGCGGCCTGGATCCTGGCCGAGTGCCAGTCGGTCACGGAACACGCCGCACAGCATGCCCGTGCGGAGTGGCGCCGCCTCCCGGCCGAGTTCGTCGGCGGACAGACCGTCCTCGTCCACGGAACCGGACACATCGGAACCGCAGTTGCCGGCCTGCTGCGGAGGTTCTCCCTGCGGACGGTGGGGGTCCGCCGCACACCCGGCGGCACGGCCCCGGGCTTCGACCGCGTGGTCGAGGCCGGCTCCGACGAGGAGGCGGCCGAGCTGACGGCCGCCCGGTGGGTGGTCTCCACCCTGCCGTTGACCGCCGGCACGGAACGTTTCTTCGGCGCCGCCCGCTTCAGCGCGATGGACGGTGCCTCCTTCGTCAACACCGGCCGTGGCGGGACCGTCGACATGGCCGCGCTGGAGTCGGCGCTGCGCACCGGGGCCGTGCGGCGTGCCGTCCTCGATGTCCTGCCCGACGAGCCCGCGGGGCCTGAGGAAGCCGTCTGGCATCTGCCGCGCACCGTGATCACGTCGCACTCGGCCGGCATCACGGCCGACGAGGACGTCGTCACGGACTTCGAGGCGTGCTGGGAGGCGGTGGTGCGGGGACGGACCCCCACGCTGGCCGTGGACACCGCGCGCGGCTACTGA
- a CDS encoding MFS transporter: MATTTPTGVRGGHAKHGGSETPDGTPMTHRQIMEALTGLLLGMFVAILSSTVVSNALPEIISDLGGGQSAYTWVVTASLLAMTATTPLWGKLADLFSKKLLVQIALVIYVGGSVVAGLSTSSGMLIVCRVVQGVGVGGLSALAQIVMAAMISPRERGRYSGYLGAVFAVATVGGPLLGGVITDTSWMGWRWCFYVGVPFAVIALIVLQKTLKLPVVKRQVKVDWSGAFFISAAVSLLLLWVTFAGDKYDWVSWQTYTMLGGTAVLIAFFLFIESKASEPIIPLRLFRNRTITLASVASLFVGIGMFAGTVFFSQYFQLARDKSPTMSGVMTIPMIAGLFLSSTISGQIITKTGRWKAWLVTGGFLLTAGLGLLGTIRYDTQYWHIAIFMLLMGLGIGMMMQNLVLATQNQVAPADLGAASSVVTFFRSLGGAIGVSALGAVLGNRVTHYVKDGLADLGPQGAALGHGGTGGGGIPDLDSLPAPLRTVMEVAYGHGVADVFLFAAPAAFVAFIVTIFIKEVALKTNAGNDTAPAMATAPAAQAVDSTGTTTALVAGGTSGDTSAGTDTAQAPAVTVQGTPVRGVVRGAEGVPVARAAVTLISLGGRQLGRSVAQADGGYVLDAPGSGSYVLIASADGFQPQASTVVVADEPLAYDILLAGTSGLSGTVRAAEGADPVEGAMVVVTDVRGDVLATGVSGATGEFSFGELIPGSVTVAVTAAGFRPLALPVEIAGQGVTRVDAALQSGALVRGVVRAGSGRAPLSDARVTLIDAAGNVVATSTTGEDGVYAFADLDAGEYSVIATGYPPVAGSLTVTGSGVDGHDIELAHPGV, translated from the coding sequence ATGGCTACGACCACACCGACCGGTGTGCGGGGCGGCCACGCCAAGCACGGGGGATCAGAAACCCCCGACGGCACGCCGATGACACACCGGCAGATCATGGAAGCGCTGACCGGGCTGCTGCTCGGCATGTTCGTCGCGATCCTGTCGTCGACGGTCGTCTCCAACGCCCTGCCCGAGATCATCTCCGACCTCGGCGGCGGCCAGAGCGCCTACACCTGGGTCGTCACGGCCTCGCTGCTGGCCATGACCGCCACCACGCCCCTGTGGGGCAAGCTCGCCGACCTGTTCAGCAAGAAGCTGCTGGTCCAGATAGCCCTGGTCATCTACGTCGGCGGGTCGGTGGTGGCCGGCCTGTCGACCAGCAGCGGCATGCTCATCGTCTGCCGTGTCGTCCAGGGCGTCGGCGTCGGCGGTCTGTCCGCCCTCGCCCAGATCGTGATGGCCGCGATGATCTCCCCGCGCGAGCGCGGGCGCTACAGCGGCTACCTCGGCGCGGTCTTCGCCGTCGCCACCGTGGGCGGACCGCTGCTCGGCGGTGTCATCACCGACACCAGCTGGATGGGCTGGCGCTGGTGCTTCTACGTGGGTGTGCCGTTCGCGGTGATCGCCCTGATCGTGCTGCAGAAGACCCTGAAGCTCCCGGTGGTCAAGCGCCAGGTCAAGGTCGACTGGTCGGGCGCGTTCTTCATCAGCGCCGCCGTCTCCCTGCTGCTGCTCTGGGTGACCTTCGCGGGCGACAAGTACGACTGGGTCTCCTGGCAGACCTACACGATGCTCGGCGGTACCGCCGTCCTCATCGCGTTCTTCCTCTTCATCGAGTCCAAGGCCAGCGAGCCCATCATCCCGCTGCGCCTCTTCCGCAACCGCACGATCACCCTGGCCTCGGTGGCCTCGCTGTTCGTCGGTATCGGGATGTTCGCGGGCACCGTCTTCTTCAGCCAGTACTTCCAGCTGGCGCGTGACAAGTCGCCGACGATGTCCGGCGTCATGACGATCCCGATGATCGCCGGTCTGTTCCTCTCCTCGACGATCTCCGGTCAGATCATCACCAAGACGGGTCGCTGGAAGGCCTGGCTGGTCACCGGTGGCTTCCTGCTCACCGCGGGCCTCGGGCTGCTGGGCACCATCCGGTACGACACCCAGTACTGGCACATCGCGATCTTCATGCTCCTCATGGGCCTCGGCATCGGCATGATGATGCAGAACCTGGTCCTCGCCACGCAGAACCAGGTCGCTCCGGCCGACCTCGGCGCTGCCAGCTCGGTCGTCACGTTCTTCCGTTCGCTCGGTGGTGCGATCGGCGTCTCGGCGCTGGGCGCCGTCCTGGGCAACCGTGTCACCCACTACGTCAAGGACGGCCTCGCCGACCTCGGCCCCCAGGGTGCCGCGCTGGGCCACGGCGGTACGGGCGGCGGGGGCATCCCCGACCTGGACTCGCTCCCCGCTCCGTTGCGCACGGTCATGGAGGTCGCCTACGGGCACGGCGTCGCCGACGTCTTCCTGTTCGCCGCACCGGCCGCATTCGTCGCGTTCATCGTGACCATCTTCATCAAGGAGGTCGCCCTGAAGACCAACGCGGGCAACGACACCGCCCCGGCCATGGCCACGGCGCCCGCCGCACAGGCCGTCGACTCCACCGGCACGACCACCGCGCTCGTCGCCGGGGGAACGTCCGGGGACACCTCGGCCGGCACCGACACCGCACAGGCTCCGGCCGTGACCGTGCAGGGCACGCCCGTGCGCGGCGTGGTGCGCGGCGCCGAGGGCGTACCCGTCGCCCGGGCGGCCGTCACCCTCATCTCGCTGGGCGGACGGCAGCTGGGACGCTCCGTGGCCCAGGCCGACGGCGGCTACGTCCTGGACGCCCCGGGCTCCGGCTCGTACGTCCTGATCGCGTCGGCCGACGGCTTCCAGCCGCAGGCGTCCACCGTGGTCGTCGCGGACGAGCCGCTGGCCTACGACATCCTGCTCGCCGGTACGAGCGGCCTCTCCGGAACCGTACGGGCCGCCGAGGGTGCCGACCCGGTCGAGGGCGCGATGGTCGTCGTGACCGACGTGCGCGGCGACGTGCTGGCCACCGGGGTCTCCGGCGCCACGGGAGAGTTCAGCTTCGGTGAGCTCATCCCCGGCTCCGTGACCGTCGCCGTCACGGCCGCCGGCTTCCGTCCGCTGGCCCTGCCGGTGGAGATCGCCGGCCAGGGCGTCACCCGGGTCGACGCGGCGCTGCAGTCCGGCGCCCTGGTACGCGGTGTCGTCCGGGCCGGTTCCGGCCGGGCTCCGCTGTCCGACGCCCGCGTCACGCTGATCGACGCGGCGGGCAACGTGGTCGCCACCTCCACGACCGGCGAGGACGGCGTGTACGCCTTCGCCGACCTCGACGCGGGCGAGTACTCGGTCATCGCGACCGGCTACCCGCCGGTGGCCGGTTCGCTGACCGTGACCGGCAGCGGCGTCGACGGCCACGACATCGAGCTCGCCCACCCGGGCGTGTAG
- a CDS encoding endonuclease/exonuclease/phosphatase family protein — MTLRLRTVGFLIAAGLSATVLAPPAAAVGRGHGVPLRVATYNIHAGAGMDNVFDLDRQTDLLRTLDADVIGLQEVDAHWGARSEWRDLAGELARRLHMRVSFAPIYSLDPPATGGPRREYGVALLSRYPIVSAENHEITRLSTQDQNPVPAPAPGFAEVVLRVEGLPVHVYVTHLDYRPDPSVRAAQVADTRRIMGEDRGRKILLGDFNAEPDAPELAPLWEELKDADPGAPTFPALDPVKRIDFVAVSKEGPWAVRVNGAAVAETLASDHRPLVADLELRRRPGRA; from the coding sequence ATGACCCTGCGTCTTCGTACAGTGGGCTTCCTGATCGCGGCAGGTCTGTCGGCGACGGTGCTCGCGCCGCCCGCGGCGGCCGTCGGCCGGGGTCACGGGGTACCGCTCCGCGTCGCGACCTACAACATCCATGCGGGGGCCGGCATGGACAACGTGTTCGACCTGGACCGCCAGACGGACCTGCTCCGGACGCTGGACGCCGATGTGATCGGTCTTCAGGAGGTCGACGCCCATTGGGGAGCACGCAGCGAGTGGCGCGATCTCGCGGGCGAACTGGCCCGGCGGCTGCACATGCGGGTGTCGTTCGCGCCGATCTACAGCCTCGATCCGCCGGCCACCGGCGGGCCCCGGCGCGAGTACGGGGTGGCGCTGCTGTCCCGGTACCCGATCGTGAGCGCCGAGAACCACGAGATCACCCGGCTCTCGACCCAGGACCAGAACCCGGTCCCGGCCCCCGCTCCGGGCTTCGCCGAGGTGGTCCTGCGGGTGGAGGGGCTTCCCGTGCACGTGTACGTGACACACCTGGACTACCGGCCCGATCCGTCCGTGCGGGCCGCGCAGGTGGCCGACACCCGCCGGATCATGGGTGAGGACCGGGGCCGCAAGATCCTGCTGGGGGACTTCAACGCGGAGCCGGACGCACCCGAACTGGCGCCGCTCTGGGAGGAACTGAAGGACGCCGACCCGGGCGCGCCCACCTTCCCGGCGCTGGACCCGGTGAAACGGATCGACTTCGTGGCGGTGTCGAAGGAGGGCCCCTGGGCCGTCCGGGTGAACGGAGCGGCGGTGGCCGAGACGCTCGCCTCGGACCACCGCCCCCTCGTAGCCGACCTGGAACTCCGGCGCCGGCCGGGCCGGGCCTAG